The proteins below are encoded in one region of Helianthus annuus cultivar XRQ/B chromosome 2, HanXRQr2.0-SUNRISE, whole genome shotgun sequence:
- the LOC110915758 gene encoding uncharacterized protein LOC110915758 produces the protein MYHIYKSSVCILPVKKPLNKTASSPSPSTNINQLIFIVAASIKTWPNRRSYFQEWWRPNITRGYIFFDQNPTTNILPWTYNNNLPPYRVSENTSKLEVYSRHVKPEVIRIVRTILETFREGDKDVRWYVMGDDDTIFFLDNLVQLLGKYDDTKYVYIGGVSESVKSGLGISFEMAYGGAGFALSYPLVEALVVNLDRCIETYPYYAFGDQILSACVADMGVPLNTEKGFHQLDLTNDISGFLSAHPQAPLISFHHLDFTSPIFPTMDRHKSVRHLMTAAKVDETRLLQQAVCYHKQTKWAFSVAWGYSAYIYEQLIPRSILRRPLETFTPWGFIGEPPHYMFNTRLVTNNSCETPHVFFFHSITRLSSDSSSSSSNNNSNRTTDEIMMTYIRYKPRQLPPCSSDHSADYISTIQVYSPATKLNFVGNRGECCDVLNVDGKNTAEIRIRSCEKTEMIVV, from the exons ATGTATCATATTTATAAATCTTCCGTATGCATTTTACCAGTCAAAAAACCATTGAATAAAACTGCTTCTTCACCATCACCATCTACAAATATTAACCAACTCATATTCATCGTCGCGGCTTCCATCAAGACATGGCCTAACCGTAGGTCGTATTTCCAAGAATGGTGGCGGCCAAACATCACGCGTGGATACATCTTTTTCGATCAAAATCCCACCACAAATATTCTCCCATGGACATATAATAATAATCTCCCTCCATATCGCGTGTCTGAGAACACCTCAAAGCTCGAGGTGTACTCCAGACACGTGAAGCCTGAAGTTATCAGGATCGTGAGAACGATCCTGGAAACATTCAGGGAGGGAGATAAGGACGTTAGATGGTACGTCATGGGAGATGATGACACCATCTTTTTCTTGGATAATTTGGTGCAACTTTTAGGGAAGTATGATGACACAAAATATGTGTATATTGGTGGTGTATCCGAAAGTGTTAAGTCGGGTTTGGGGATCTCGTTTGAGATGGCGTATGGTGGCGCGGGGTTTGCGTTGAGTTACCCGTTGGTAGAGGCTTTGGTTGTGAATCTTGATCGATGCATAGAGACTTACCCTTATTATGCTTTTGGTGATCAGATTTTGAGTGCTTGTGTTGCTGATATGGGTGTTCCTCTTAATACTGAAAAGGGGTTTCATCAG CTTGATCTGACGAATGATATTTCTGGGTTTTTATCGGCTCACCCACAAGCACCGTTGATCTCCTTTCACCACCTCGACTTCACCTCTCCTATTTTCCCAACCATGGACCGCCATAAGTCCGTCAGACATCTCATGACCGCGGCTAAAGTAGACGAGACACGCCTTCTTCAACAAGCCGTTTGCTACCACAAGCAAACAAAATGGGCATTTTCGGTAGCTTGGGGCTACTCGGCTTACATTTATGAGCAGTTAATCCCTCGAAGTATTCTTAGAAGACCTTTAGAGACATTTACTCCATGGGGCTTCATAGGAGAACCACCACATTATATGTTTAACACGCGATTGGTCACCAATAATTCATGTGAAACTCCCCATGTTTTCTTCTTTCATTCCATAACGAGACTCAGTAGTgatagtagtagcagtagtagtaataataacaGTAATAGAACAACGGATGAAATCATGATGACCTACATTCGTTACAAGCCGCGTCAATTGCCACCTTGTTCTTCTGATCATTCGGCGGATTATATTTCTACGATTCAAGTTTACTCTCCGGCTACAAAACTAAACTTT GTTGGAAATAGAGGGGAATGTTGTGATGTATTGAATGTTGATGGCAAGAACACGGCGGAAATTAGGATAAGGAGTTGCGAGAAGACTGAGATGATCGTAGTGTAG